In Parasegetibacter sp. NRK P23, the genomic stretch GCTCTCCCGCTACCAGTTCACGGAGTACTCCGACCTGGTGGGCGATTCAGTGATCATCAACTCTTACCAGAACGCGAGTGAAAGTTATTCTTATGGCATGGAACTTACTTCCCGCAACGCATTCACCAAATGGCTGGAAGTAACCTCCAACCTCAACCTGTACAATTCCATCATCGACGGTAGTAATATTGAAAAGGGATTGCGGAACGAACAATTCTCTTACTACGCGAAGTTGAACACCAACTTCAAGTTGCCTTCCAATTACAGTATTCAACTTACAGGCGAATACCAATCGAAGACGGCGATCCCCGTAAATACCGGCGGACGTGGTGGCGGTGGCGGATGGATGGGGCCACAGGCTTCCACCACACAAGGTTATATTCGTCCCAACTATGGACTGGACATCGCGTTCAAGAAAGATTTCCTGAAGAACAACGCGGCTTCCGTAACACTTACTTTCTCAGATATCCTGAGAACGCGCTTGTACGACGCATATTCAGTTTCCAGCTCATTTGAGCAGAATACGAACCGCCGACGCGACCCACAGTTCGTACGCCTGAACTTCAGCTACCGCTTCGGGAAATTCGACGCGAGCCTGTTCAAGCGTAAGAACAACAGAGGTGGCATGGATGGTATGCAGGATGTGCAGATGTAATTTAAACTTCCTTCCCGGTTAACATGGGAACAAAAGAGAAGCGGTCGAACGTTTCTTTGATAATGGAGCCATCGGCTTGTTTGGTGAGGCGCAGCATACGTTGTGCCTCACCTTCGTTTAGGGGAATCACCATTTGTCCGCCCACGGCCAGTTGATCGATCAGCTTCTGTGGTATTTCCGGCGCAGCCGCGGTGATAATCACTTTGTCGAAAGGCGCATAGGTAGGAAGCCCTTCGAAGCCATCGCCGTAAAAAAACTTAAGCCAGCGGTATTTTTTGGGATAGGCGAAAGTCCTGATCTCATAAAACAATTGCTTTTGCCTTTCTATCGTATACACACGCGCACCCATTTCGGCCAGTACACAGGCCTGGTAAGCGCTGCCGGTACCAATTTCCAGCACCTTGTCCATGGGTTTCACGTTCAGCAATTGCGACTGGTACGCCACCGTGTAAGGTTGTGAAATGGTTTGTCCCACGGAAATGGGAAAGGCTTTGTCTTCATAAGCTACTTCAAGAAAAGCCGATTCCAAAAAGAAGTGACGGGGGATATTGTTCATCGCCTCCAACACGTTTTCGTCTGTAATGCCTTTTTCGCGGATCTGATCCATCAGTTTTTTCCGCATACCCTTGTGTCTGTAATCGTCGAGTGTTGGTTTCATCTATGTTGCTGAATTAGAAGCAGTGCTGTTCGCTTTAGGAAGAATGTGCAGCGCAAAGGTAGAAAAAGTTTGAGGGAGTACTTTCACCCGCCTTATATTTGCCAACTACGCGCATGAAATACAATTTTGTTACCATCGAAGGCAATATAGGAGCAGGGAAAACCACGCTTTCCCACCTGCTCGCAAAAAAGTTTCAGGCCCGCCTGGTATTAGAGGAATTCGCGGACAACCCTTTCCTGCCGAGGTTCTATGAGAATCCACAGCAATATGCCTTTCCCCTTGAGTTGTTCTTTATGGCGGAACGGTACAAGCAACTGAAGGAAATGGTGCACAGCAAGGATCTGTTCAATACCATTACCATATCGGATTACCTGTTCACCAAATGCCTGTTGTTCGCGAAGGTGAACCTCCCGGAAGAAGAATACCGGCTTTACCAGAAGCTGTTCGAGATCATCCACCAGCAGATCATTCAACCCGATTTACTGATTTACCTGCATGCCCCGGTCAAAAAACTGAAAGAGAACATCCGGAAAAGGAACAGGCCCTACGAACAGGGTATCCAGGACGAATACCTGTTCAGCTTACAGGAAACGTACACGCATTATATCAAGCAACACAACATCAAAACGATATTCATCGACTGCAGCAATGCAGATTTCCTGGGCAACGAAAAACACCTCCAGGTGGTGCTGGACGCACTGGAAAAGGACCTGGATCACGGGCAGCATTATTTTACATTGCCCTGATTTTCACAAAATTCCCTATCTTGCCCCCTGTTTTGAATAAAATTTTTGAATCGCCGAAGTAACTGAAAAAACTGAGCATGACACACGAAGACGATTTTGAATCCAGTCTGGCCGGAGATGCCGGGCAGCCCGACCAAAAAGCGAGCTGGTTTAAAAGGATCAAAAAGGGCATTCTTACTTCTACTTCAGAAAAAAAAGAGACCCCCGAAGGGCTTTGGAGCAAATGCCCCGAATGTAATTATATATGTACGGCCAACGAATTGAAAGAGAATGTATATGTATGCCCCAAATGCAACCACCACCACCGGGTGGGCAGTACGGAATACTATGATTTCCTGTTCGATAATGGCGAATACACTGAATTATTCGGCAACATCCTTTCAAAAGACAAGCTCGGTTTCGTGGACCTGAAGCCTTATAAGAAAAGGCTGGAGGACATCTGGGCCAAAACCGACCTGAAAGACTCCATGCGCGTGGCCACCGGTAAAATGGAGGGCGAAGATATTGTGATCGCCTGTATGGATTTCGAATTCATCGGCGGCTCACTGGGTTCCGTAATGGGAGAAAAATTCGCCCGTGCGGTGGATTACGCCATCCAGCACAAAATGCCTTATATGGTGATTTCCAAATCAGGCGGCGCCAGGATGATGGAAAGCGCCTTCTCCCTGATGCAACTGGCCAAGACCTCCGGAAAACTTTCACAGCTTTCCGATGCAGGACTTCCTTATATCTCCTTGCTCACCGATCCCACTTTCGGCGGTATCTCCGCTTCCTTTGGGATGCTGGGCGATATCAACATTGCGGAACCAGGGGCGCTCATCGGCTTCGCGGGTCCCAGGGTAATTAAAGAAACCATCAAAAAGGACCTTCCACCCGGATTCCAACGCAGTGAATTCCTCCTGGAACACGGGTTCCTCGATTTTATTGTAGACAGAAAAGAAATGAGGCAGAAGCTGGCGCAGATGATCCGGCATTTTAAATAGAACCAGTGGCAGACATCAGGAACAAATCGGCTCGCTTTGAATTCTTCATCGACGATACTTACACAGCGGGCATGGTACTTACGGGCACGGAAGTGAAATCGTTGCGGGCGGGAAAAGCCAGCTTCAACGACTCGTTCTGTATTATCCATAAAGGCGAATTGTTCCTGAAGAGCTTCCACATCTCTCCTTATGCCTTCGGCACCTACAATAACCACGATCCCCTTCGCGACCGGAAACTGCTCCTCAATAAAAAGGAACTCCGGAAAATCGAAAGTAAACTCAAAGAGAAAGGGTATACCGTTGTGCCCCTCAGGGTTTTCTTTAACGAGAAAGGGTTTGTGAAAATCGAAATAGGTTTGGGTAAAGGAAAGAAACTCCACGACAAACGGGAATCCATTAAAGAACGGGACACGGAACGCGAATTAAGGAGGTATAAATAATTTTGGATGATATATTTTGAATGATGGTTTGCAGCTTTGCCTGAATCCACGTTCAAAATTCTAATTCATCATTTAACATGCTTCTCTGGCCCCTTTTTTGCGCATTCCCCTACAATTCATAACTTTCCCGTATGCACAAAATCACCCTTTTAACTTTATTCTCCTTCCTTTATACTATTTCTTTCGCTCAAACCGTAACCGGCAGTTGGTATGGAAAAGCTTCGGTGCGCCTGGGTAGTGATGGCAGTAATAACTATTTAACTGAATTGCAGATACGCCAGAAAGGCGATGAAGTGGAAGGCGTACTCGGTTACTACTTTCGCGACCAGTACCAGAGCATGTTTGTGCGCGGAAAGTACGATAGCAAAACAAGGGAAATGGTGATCAGGAACATCCCGATGATGTATTTCCGTTCCACCGCCAGTTTCACCATCGATTGCTTCATGAACCTGAGCCTGGTGCTCAACAGTTCTCAGGTGGGAAAAAGTTTGAAAGGACATTTCTTCAGCCTGGAAGAATACAAGAACACCTGTGGAGACCTCTTCGTCAGCTTCACCTTAGATCCAACGGATTATAGTCACGACAGTACATTTAAAGCGGGCTTTTCCACCACCAAAGTTTGGCGCCCTCAAGTGGAAGACGTTGTTATCTCGTCCAATCCCATTAAAAAAGATTCCATTAAAGTGGTGACTTCGATGCCTGTTCCCACAGAGAACTCGTTGAAGGAACTTTTTGATAAACGCAGAAGTATTATTGCCGATAATATTTATGTTGAAAGTGACTCTATCCGCGTGAGCCTCTATGATAACGGAGAAGTGGACGGCGACAGTGTTTCCGTTTTTTTCAACAATACGCCGGTGATCATGAAGCAATCACTTACCGCGAAGGCGCTCACGGTTTACGTGGCGTTGGATACCACGAAAGAGGTGAATGAGATCAGTATGTTCGCGGAGAATCTAGGGAAGTATCCGCCAAATACTGCGTTGATGGTGGTTTCAGATGGGGTGCGGAATTACGAGGTGTTTATGTCGAGTTCGCTGAGTCAGAATTCGGTGTTGCGGATAAGGCGGAAGAAGAAGTAATTTCTCGCAACGACGCGGCGACCCTACGCCTAGTTTGTTTTTAGCATCTCTAAACTTTATAACGGCGTAGCGCTAATCTTTTCAATAAATACCTTTATAATACAAATGGGTGGGTCATTAAACTGACCCACCCATTTGTATTATAAAGGCATATAAAGTAATTTTTTAAATCGTAGGAGATACCGGCGCTCCCCATGCAGCAAATAATTAAGGCGTTGCGCCGCTGCGTCGTTGCGAGAAATGATGCCCTTACTTACGCACCTTCATTTCCACCCGCCTGTTCTTCGCTTTACCAGCGGCCGTATTATTATCCGCCACCGGTTGATCAGGGCCAAATCCTTTACTGGTAAGCCTTGCGGCATCGATGCCTTTGCTCATGAGGTATTTCTTCACCGCATCCGCTCTGCTTTGCGAGAGCCTGGTATTGATAGCGGCTGAACCGGTGTTATCGGTATGCCCTTCAATATCAAGTTCAAGTGTTTCATCTTCTTTCAGCACTTTCACCACTTCATTCATGTATTTGTAGGAGTTGGCGGTAAACTTAGCGCTTCCGGAAGCGAAGAAAATCTGTGATGCGGCCATATTCACTTTTTCAATGATTTCCTGCTTTACTTCAGGGCATCCGTTGTTGGAAGCGGGGCCTGCCTCCATGGGGCAGTGGTCCACTTCATCGTTCAGGCCATCTCCATCGGTATCGGGGATAGGACATCCTTTGAAACGGGCCACACCGGCAACATCGGGACATTTATCTTCACTGTCTATGATACCATCCCCATCTTTATCAGGAGGGGGACAGCCCTGGAAAGCAGCCAGTCCTTTTACATCCGGACATTTATCCTCTTTATCGGCAATGCCGTCGCCATCTTTATCGGGGCATCCTTTCAGGCTGGCAGGACCAGATTCATTGGGGCAGGCATCTTCCGTATCCGGAATACCGTCTCCGTCCGTATCCAGCGGAGCTGTTGGGATTACCACCGGTTCAACTTTTGGCGCTTCTTTTTTCTTCCCGATATTACCAAGGAACCCTACGCCCCAGTAAAAATGGTAATTGGTATTATCGGATATGCCTAACCGGTATTGCGATTGAAGTTGGATGAATGTTTCATCGAAAAGGTTTACCTGGATCCCCGTTCCCAAAGGAATGTACGTGCCCCAGTAGCCGCTGTAAGAAGAAATACCGACACCGGCTGTAAGGTAAGGCGATACCCAGTAATTATCAGGAAGCATTTTCGCGTTGGCGGTGGCATCAATTTCCATCAGGAACTTTTCCTGTGTGCCTGCAGGCCTGTTCTTGAAAGGATATTTGAGAAAACTTCCGGAAAGATTGGCCGCGAAATCTAAGTGATTGGTCACTCCCTTCCAATAGCTGATGGCAAGTCCGGGGGACATTTCAGAAAGCTTCGCGAATTTTTTATCGTTGATGGCGGCGCTGAGTGAGTTGGCGCGTAAATAAGTTGCCGAAGGAAAATCCTGCATGATAAAATGCACACCAAGTGCTGGTCTTTTGGTGTAATCGGGTTTCACTGGCGTTTGCGCCATCACATCTCCGAACGCAACGGAAAGGAGCAGCGCTGATGCGGCGAACTTCTTCATAATTAGAGTTTTAGTTAATAGTACTGAACAAATTTAAGGAGGTGGAGGTGAAAATAAAATAAATTATCCATTACCATTAATCGGCCGGTTTTTTCTTTCCCATCACTTCCACTTTTACCCGCGCCAGCCCTGAACTGAGCATACCGAGTTTAGCCGCGGCCACCCTGCTGAGGTCAATTACGCGTTTGTTGCGGTAATGCAGGCGGTCGTTGACCTTTACATACACCCATTTTTTGTTTCGGAGGTTGGTGACCTTTACCCAGGTGCCAAAGGGTAACTTATTGTGTGCGGCGGTGAATTTGGACTGGCTGAAAATCTCTCCGTTGGCCGTTTTTCTCCCATTGAATTTATCAGAATACCAACTGGCCGTTCCGGTTTGAACGGTTCCCTTCTTTCCAAATGGCAGTGTATCGGTGCTGCACAGCCCGCCGGCCCTGGCAAAGCAGGAAAAGCAGAGAAAAAACAATATGGCCGGCAGTTTCAGAGGCATAATGGAAAAAGCTATTTTTACGCTTACCGGACGACCTGGCCGCCCAAAAAGTTGCTAATGATAAACAATATAAGACCAGTTTCGCGAAAATACAACCTGTTGCTAATTTGTTGCTTCGCCTGTTTTGTTCACAGTTGCGCGCAAACGAAAAAGATTCCACTCAACAAGTATGGATTGGAAGTGGTGAGCGACATTAAACTTTACAGGCAACTGGTGCGTTCAGGAAAGGTTCCCGGACTTTTTCCCATCGCGCAGCTTCCGGCATTGAAAACGGAGCTGCGTTATGCGGGCACCAATAATTTCATGGGCAAAATACTTTATAAGGAGGGCGCCGCCGCTTATCTTATATCGCCTGCGGCCAACGCTTTACGCAAAGTGGTATATGAATTGAAAGAAAAAGGATTGGGGTTACTGGTCTGGGACGCATACAGGCCTTATAGTACAACGGAAGAAATATGGCAGGAAGTGCGTGATGAACGCTACGCCGCCAATCCAACAAAAGGCAGTGGCCACAACAGGGGCATCTCCATCGACTGTACCCTGTATGATCTTCAAACAGGAACAGCGCTTGAAATGCCCACGGATTTTGATGATTTCTCCGAAAAAGCCCACCATTCTTTCACCGCACTTTCCGCAACCGTGCTGAAAAACAGAAAAACACTGCTGGATGTGATGGAAAAATACGGTTTCAAGGCCCTGAGTACCGAGTGGTGGCATTACTCTTTCCCCAATACCGGACATTTTCCATTGCTTAATATTCCATTTAAAGCACTTCGATAAAAAGAAATTCCGGCCTAATCGGAAAGTATTATATTTGGTGCGGTTTCCCTATACCTTACCCTACTTGTTAACCCTAGTCCGATATACAAAATCAATATTGTGTTTAACCCCTTACAACATGAGGTGCTCCTCAAAAACCAGTGGCATGAAATCATTTATTTCAAGGCGGTTAATCTTATCAGGCACAATTATACCACCTATACCAAGCATATGGATGCGGGAAACTACCGTCAGGTAATGCGGGAACACGCTCAACTGCTGAAAGAAAAAAATCCGGCTTTTATACTCGAGGATACGCGCAACTTCCACTTTGTGATCAACCCGGAGCTTAGGACCTGGTTGCAGGATTACATGAAAGAGCAGATGAAAGAGATGGAAGTGTTGAGAACGGCGATTATCAGTGGAGATGATTTTTTAGTACAACTCAGTATCGAACAACTGATTCCGGATGATATCGAGAGAAATGTAATGAAGGAACTGAGGTATTTTGAAGAAGAGGAAGAGGCCCTGCTTTGGCTCACAGGACCTCTTTAGTTTTTAAAGATCAATTACTTCTTCCACGGCATCTATGTTGATGGGGCCGTAAATATGCGGAAAGGTTTCATTTACCGAGGGCGAAGCCTCATATTTCAAAGGATGTTTCAGCTTTTCCGTTTCCAGCAGAAGCGCCACCAGTCCTTTTTTTCCATCAAAATAGCGTTTCAGCACGCTTCTCATTTGTTGTAATTCGCAGCAGTGAATAAAGTTTTCAGCCGCCAGGGAAGCCGCTTCATAAGAGCCTTTTTTTTCTGCTTCCTTCCACTCCTTTTTGGAGGTGATGTGATAAATTGTAGCCATTATTTCCAGATTCTAGGTATCAGTTGTTGTTGCATCATCAGGTCACACAATACGATCGCCGTAACCGATTCCAGTACCACCGGCACACGGAGTGCGATACACAGGTCGTGCCGGCCACGAACAGCGAAAAGTTCCTGCTTTCCGGTTTCGCGGTTGAAAGTGAATTGTTCTTTGGGCGTGGAAGAAGTAGGCTTTACCGCC encodes the following:
- a CDS encoding septal ring lytic transglycosylase RlpA family protein, producing MPLKLPAILFFLCFSCFARAGGLCSTDTLPFGKKGTVQTGTASWYSDKFNGRKTANGEIFSQSKFTAAHNKLPFGTWVKVTNLRNKKWVYVKVNDRLHYRNKRVIDLSRVAAAKLGMLSSGLARVKVEVMGKKKPAD
- a CDS encoding DUF952 domain-containing protein; translated protein: MATIYHITSKKEWKEAEKKGSYEAASLAAENFIHCCELQQMRSVLKRYFDGKKGLVALLLETEKLKHPLKYEASPSVNETFPHIYGPINIDAVEEVIDL
- a CDS encoding STAS/SEC14 domain-containing protein, which gives rise to MFNPLQHEVLLKNQWHEIIYFKAVNLIRHNYTTYTKHMDAGNYRQVMREHAQLLKEKNPAFILEDTRNFHFVINPELRTWLQDYMKEQMKEMEVLRTAIISGDDFLVQLSIEQLIPDDIERNVMKELRYFEEEEEALLWLTGPL
- the smpB gene encoding SsrA-binding protein SmpB, giving the protein MADIRNKSARFEFFIDDTYTAGMVLTGTEVKSLRAGKASFNDSFCIIHKGELFLKSFHISPYAFGTYNNHDPLRDRKLLLNKKELRKIESKLKEKGYTVVPLRVFFNEKGFVKIEIGLGKGKKLHDKRESIKERDTERELRRYK
- a CDS encoding M15 family metallopeptidase, with the protein product MINNIRPVSRKYNLLLICCFACFVHSCAQTKKIPLNKYGLEVVSDIKLYRQLVRSGKVPGLFPIAQLPALKTELRYAGTNNFMGKILYKEGAAAYLISPAANALRKVVYELKEKGLGLLVWDAYRPYSTTEEIWQEVRDERYAANPTKGSGHNRGISIDCTLYDLQTGTALEMPTDFDDFSEKAHHSFTALSATVLKNRKTLLDVMEKYGFKALSTEWWHYSFPNTGHFPLLNIPFKALR
- a CDS encoding OmpA family protein, which encodes MKKFAASALLLSVAFGDVMAQTPVKPDYTKRPALGVHFIMQDFPSATYLRANSLSAAINDKKFAKLSEMSPGLAISYWKGVTNHLDFAANLSGSFLKYPFKNRPAGTQEKFLMEIDATANAKMLPDNYWVSPYLTAGVGISSYSGYWGTYIPLGTGIQVNLFDETFIQLQSQYRLGISDNTNYHFYWGVGFLGNIGKKKEAPKVEPVVIPTAPLDTDGDGIPDTEDACPNESGPASLKGCPDKDGDGIADKEDKCPDVKGLAAFQGCPPPDKDGDGIIDSEDKCPDVAGVARFKGCPIPDTDGDGLNDEVDHCPMEAGPASNNGCPEVKQEIIEKVNMAASQIFFASGSAKFTANSYKYMNEVVKVLKEDETLELDIEGHTDNTGSAAINTRLSQSRADAVKKYLMSKGIDAARLTSKGFGPDQPVADNNTAAGKAKNRRVEMKVRK
- a CDS encoding deoxynucleoside kinase, producing MKYNFVTIEGNIGAGKTTLSHLLAKKFQARLVLEEFADNPFLPRFYENPQQYAFPLELFFMAERYKQLKEMVHSKDLFNTITISDYLFTKCLLFAKVNLPEEEYRLYQKLFEIIHQQIIQPDLLIYLHAPVKKLKENIRKRNRPYEQGIQDEYLFSLQETYTHYIKQHNIKTIFIDCSNADFLGNEKHLQVVLDALEKDLDHGQHYFTLP
- a CDS encoding protein-L-isoaspartate(D-aspartate) O-methyltransferase: MKPTLDDYRHKGMRKKLMDQIREKGITDENVLEAMNNIPRHFFLESAFLEVAYEDKAFPISVGQTISQPYTVAYQSQLLNVKPMDKVLEIGTGSAYQACVLAEMGARVYTIERQKQLFYEIRTFAYPKKYRWLKFFYGDGFEGLPTYAPFDKVIITAAAPEIPQKLIDQLAVGGQMVIPLNEGEAQRMLRLTKQADGSIIKETFDRFSFVPMLTGKEV
- the accD gene encoding acetyl-CoA carboxylase, carboxyltransferase subunit beta, with product MTHEDDFESSLAGDAGQPDQKASWFKRIKKGILTSTSEKKETPEGLWSKCPECNYICTANELKENVYVCPKCNHHHRVGSTEYYDFLFDNGEYTELFGNILSKDKLGFVDLKPYKKRLEDIWAKTDLKDSMRVATGKMEGEDIVIACMDFEFIGGSLGSVMGEKFARAVDYAIQHKMPYMVISKSGGARMMESAFSLMQLAKTSGKLSQLSDAGLPYISLLTDPTFGGISASFGMLGDINIAEPGALIGFAGPRVIKETIKKDLPPGFQRSEFLLEHGFLDFIVDRKEMRQKLAQMIRHFK